In Cryptomeria japonica chromosome 1, Sugi_1.0, whole genome shotgun sequence, the sequence CCCAGTGTGATTTATTGGTGAGTTTTGAGGAGCTTGATAATCATCTGCAACTAATTTCTAAATAAAAACCACATGTCCATCAAATGAGTTTGCATCATCACACTCTAATGCATTATCTAATCCATGAAATAGTGGAGCTATGTTAGAGGAAAAGGCTTCTTTCCAAATCGTTATGTGTTTCTACGATCTACCTTCACTAGGCTTGACACCAATTGATGCGCACACACTTTTATCAAGAAATGAGGGAAAGTGGGGGTGAGGGGAGGGGGACACTTAATAATTATGAATAAACAATAATAGCAACATCAACAACATTAAGATCAAATATATAATATCCACACAAGAGAGAAcacagatttatgtggaaacccttttgggagaaaccCACAGTGAAGGATTACTTGCAGTATTGCTCAAATCTAGtcttacaaaaaaaaaatgttcttACAATATTTGTAAGAACCAACCCACTTGAGACAACAATCTCGAATTACAAAATCTACAAGCACTAGCCTTCTAGAGACACCAATTCCCACAACTAAGCACCAATTCAATAAGAGACACCAATCTTTTTAATGGAAAAAACCAACAACTTCTACACAAGAAATTCTTCAAATGAATGATAGAAAACTCTGCTCTAATTTGGACAAATCTGATCCCTTTTTTCTTCAAAATAGGTAATCTATTATAAAAACCTAATCTACAATACATTTACTCTACTATGCTCGACTACAAAGAATGGAGCATTAACATACCTTGTAGAAAACACATAGATAACTCTTAACACCACACACATTTTACAGCTTGAAAAAATCTGCAATGTTTATTGATCATGTACGATTTAATCTCCATAGCAAGGTTGGCCatagaatgattaaattcattattttaacgTGTATTATGTTGACCAAGAGATTTAATCACTAAACCCTCAAGTTAGCCACGTATGCATTTGAAATGAAAAACCCTATCGGACAATTACAACATATAAATATAAGTCGTTGATCAAGTATTTCACAAGAAGAATTAATGGCGATCAATGCTTGACCAGATTTGAATAATGTGACCTGGAGAACAGATTACATAGAAAAGTCATCATCCAATCAAGAAAGGTCAAACCTTACAACTCATCAGTCATGGCCCACATAGTAGTCAACACCTTAAGCTGAGCTGGATGGACATGTAGGATTGACTTAGACACATGTCAGTCTATCGCTTCGTCATGGATAAGACTAGGACCCTTTACTTTTCTTCTATACTCTTGCGTTAGCATAACACGTGGAAGCATCTTGCTTTGTTGGACTATCTACTTTATTAagacaaactaaaaaaaaaatactttGAGCAACTGCCATGGAATGTGTGGTCGATAAGAGTgacgcgtctattctggttccaaaacgacagtacggattgactaacacgcatgttagtcgcgtgttttacacagtcaattttgcaataaatgattgcgattgactaacacgttgcTATCACGATgtatgaaaggtctgttttggagccaaaatagcttcgGCCGATAAGTGCACGAACTAACAAGGCTTGATTTATAATTGGAATGATAAAAAATTGGCAAAGCCTAGTCaactaaaaaatataataaaagtaACTAGGGCCCACATTGATCTATGGTTTTGGATTTGGGGCAAAATAAGCTAGCAGGAAAGTTTAAACCCCAAACAACATGTAATAGTGCGTCTAGAAGTTGATTCAAAGATGTCAAATTTAAtttttcattcaacttattttagTTACATTATTGACAATATTTATAATAATTTGCATCAGCTCTTGACATGTTTAACTGATAGAGACATCATAAATCTTTAAGATTACAACCATTGATATGATGTCTCAACAACTTTAAGGAGGTCCATCAGCTGTTTGAATTAGAGGAAGCTCTAAATATATCATTTCTTCTTAGATAAAATTTTCTACTCTCATGACTTTTGCTAGGATATGGTTAATCTATATTAAATTTGATAAACATTTATAACTTTCTAAATAATCATTACTATTTCTTTAAAAGCGACAATAAACTCATCAAAACCACTGACATGATGTCTCAACAACCTTAAGGGGTCCATCAATTGTTTGAATTAAAGGAAGTTCTAAACATATCATTTCTTTTTGGATAAAATTTTCTACTCTAATGACTTTTAATAGGATATAGTTAATCtatataaaatttgataaatatttataACTTTCTAAATAATCATTACCATTTCTTTAAAAAGGACAACAAACCCATGATTTTAATATATTGACCTAGGGAGAGAAAGCATGTATGAAAAAATTTGGGGACATTCTTGACAAAAATATTCTAGATAGAGTCAACAAATCATGAATTGATCCATCACCTTAGTAGAAATACAAAATACTTTAGTTGCATAGAATTGTGATCAAGGAACTAAAAGTTTTGCAAAAACTATTATGTTGTTATGTGAACTTGTATGTGAGttacaaatttaataaatatgAAAATGTAAATAGATTAATTTATGATAAATTATAGATTTATATTTCTTAAtttaataaatgaataaatttattaaattatgtattaattaatttattacgtGTATTATTTATCAACTGTTTATCTATTtatgatctatcttatatttaagtattaaatttattgttattttcttatcACATTATTTAATCGAGGGCTGGTTAAGGGGCCCATCACTTATATCATGGGAAGATAATACTCTATTTAATGTTCTACAAGTGGACTTACCATTGGACTCACaattctcttatcaacattttTATTGCTTGAACATCGTATCTCCTATCTCCTCTTATAGCGTAATTGTGTTTTCCTACCCCTATAGGGCACCCATTCCACCTCACTAATCCACCTATGCTCTCCGAGCTTTCAATTCACCTACCAATACAACTTTGACTTGAATGTTGCTCTTCTTGTCTCTTCTTACAAGGTATTCCTCCTCCATCTCTATCTACTTGAACTTCTCTAACTTGAAGGTTGTCCTCTATCATACTCCTTTGACTTGAACATCTCAACTCCCAATATTAGAATTATTGTTAATATATTATATCAATTAAATGCTATGTTAATAtataaaatcaatttttttctcaatGACATTAAACCTCATATTGTTGAATACTTTATATAAACATTAAATCCATTTCCAAAATCACCAAATAGAGTAAAATAAAAATCTTCATAAAGTAGAATATATGAATTGActagaaaatatatatttaaatctttttatgtgattaaaaaacaaaaaagaaacataaaaaaattaattataaaatttatgAAAATAATATAAGATCAAAATGTAAGACTTTATCTTTATAAATCTAATATGTATTGATTACATAGCACACCAAATTAGAAAGGATATATAATAAAATACAAATTTGTCAAAACACATATTGGACTAATTAATGCTTTATAATTAAACACAGTTCACCGTccaaaacataaaataataataattattattataaaaacaaTAACAGTATAAAAACGAAAACCTGTATAGGAAAGTCTCCCTTGGGGTGAGAAAAACAAGCAGACACGTACAAATTGTGATCTTTCAAAAAAGGAGAGTTTCGTTGCATGATTGAATTGGATGAACGATAATACAGACATTGATTGCAAAACAAAGACCTACCCCCATCAAAATcagttttgaaaataaaatacaATCTATATGCTACGTGCTTCAACTTCCTTAATTCTTTCGTTCAAGGTTTAATTTTTCTTCGATATTTGTGCAAaatattaattagaaaaatatgtatTTATCATTTGTTCAAATTTTGTGGTAGTTAGAAGGGTTCAAGGACAATAGAGATTGACTTTCGTGTGCATAGTTAATTTTTTGTATTCTTTATAATTATTCATAAATCAAAGTGATAGCTAGTGGAAGGGGTCCAATTATTGTTCGTTTCAATAAATCGTTCATTAAATTTCACTAACTAAAAGTCCACTAAAAAATCATCTAGAGGGCCAATAGCCATCCATTGATCTATCTAGTAGTTGAAAAAAAGTTAGTAATCAAAAAAATTGTGCAACTTTGTTAGTACCAATAGCACATTATTAGTGGGGCATTTGTTTTAGTATTGGACTAGTTGTACAAATTTTGTAGTGGTCAAAGTAAACATTTAataggataaaataaaataaaatatgtatcaaacatcaatttgaaatgaccactttttgatcgTTGCGTATTTAATAAATTTCATTGAACTCGTCGTAACtatccaaaagccaaaacaatagatACAAGCACTTAAGTTGCAcacaaagaaaacgaaaaaataaTCAAAATCGATAAACCATTTAGAAACTtcaaatgcatgaaattaattaTAACAACTATTGATACccataaaaaccaaaacaaattatcAAATCCAATATACAATATAAGGACTTAAGATATATTAAGGTGGATGGACACTAGGACCCTTCCCTATAAGACGCCCTACTTGTCTCTCTACTAGAAACAGACAAAATAGATATGTGCATCGAGTCTATGGCTATAATCGTAACTATACCAGACAAAATAGATATGTGCATAGAGTCTATGGCTAAATCGATTCCAGATATCCTTCCTCCCTTCAATTATATATCAGAAAACCTAGAAGAAATTGTCAAAATCTGATTTATACAAAATTAAGACACCCTTCCCTCCTTGAATCAGACCAAAAATGGACATTAGCACAGAGTCCATGGCTATATCCATGGGAGTTCTCCTCCTAGCAGCTTTTCTTCTCCTCCTAAACAAGTCCTCTGCAAGCACTAAAACCCATCTTCCACGGGGAACCATGGGCTGGCCGGTATTGGGCGAGACCCTGCAATATGCAGCCTTGAGGAGGGCCAACAGAGGCCGTGACTTTTACGAGGAGAGAAGAAAACGATACGGACCCCAAATCTGTAAAACCCATTTGCTGGGATCCCCTGTGGCCATCCTCCATGGCTCTGCAGGCATCCGATTTCTCCATTCCAACGAAAACAAACTCGTCCAAAGCACTTGGCCCTCTTCTATCATCACTCTATTCGGAAACTCCCTCTTTGGTAAAGCTGGGGACGATGCCAAAGATCTGAGGGCAACGTTGCTCACATTTTTGAAGCCTGAGGCTCTGCAAAAGTTCGTGGGCACAGTTGATTCCATCGTGAATGAGCAACTGAGTCGGGACTGGGTTGGAAAGCAACAAATCAAAGCCTTTCCTCACATCAAGCGTTGCTTGTTTTCCGTGGCTTGTGCTCTCTTTGTCAGCCTTGAGGAAGGAGCACTTCAGGATGAGCTTTATGCCCATTTTCTCGATTTGCTCACCGGAATGATGAAGATTCCTCTGGATTTGCCGGGGACTCTGTACCGGAAAGCCATTGTTGGCAGCAACCAGATCCGCCGGATTCTTCAGACTTTGATTGAGAAGAGAAGAAAGGATCTGGCAAGCGGTTCGGCTTCCTCAGAACAGGATCTTTTGTCTTTCTTGCTTTGTAATAAAGATGAGCGTGGGAATACAATGGCGGAAGGTGATGTTAAGGATAATATTATGATGCTTTTGATAGCCGGGCATGACACCAGCGTTATAACTGTGACGATGCTTTTGAAATTTCTGGCTCTCAATCGAGACTGCTACCGTGAAGTCCTTAGAGGTAGGGTTATAAAGCAGGTGTCTCAGTTGATatcctgtttttctttttgttgttcTTGCTTGTGATGTTTATTGAGGTGTGGGGAAATGGTGCAGAGCAAGTGGGTATTGCCCATGCGAAGGGAGAAAAGCAGCTGGAATGGAGTGACCTTCAGAAAATGAAGTACACATGGAGAGCTGCTCAGGAGACTCTTAGAATTCATCCTCCTTCAGAAGACACGTGGCGCAAGGCCCTCGTAGACATTTCGTATGGTGGTTTCATTATCCCCAAAGGGTGGAAGGTACACCTTTGTATCCAAATTCCATAAAATAGTTGGGCTTAAACATcacattttgaaaattttgatttgtttaGATGGTTTCTTTTAAACAACATATTTTTAGGTTTGATTAGTTTAGGTGGCTTATATGAAATTACACGAACTTCTTCATTAGGGCCCACCTATTGTGCAATTTCAAATGAACCACTTAAGCAAGTCAAAACTTAGAGTGCATTGTTTAAGTGTGACAATTTAGGTGGTTAACCCATTTTTCTACTAGGACCCACCTATTAGTATGATGTAAGATGAGTCATCTAAGTAAGTCGAAGCTAGAATGTCTTGTTTGAATTGAAATTAATGGAACTCTACTTGACATATATTTGATGTTGAACATTGTTGATCAAATAAAAAATGTGATTATTGAGAGCTGTGAAACTAGTGTGATTCATAATATTTAGAATTTCAATGAGTGTCATTGTGATCAATGTGTAAATTGTTTATATATGGAACATTTTGTTTGAATCatctattaatattttatatttttaatgagGTGCAGTTGCTATGGTCAACAAATTCAACTCATAAGAGTGCGGAATATTTTGACGATCCCGAAAAGTTTGATCCATCAAGGTTCGAGGGAAATGGCCCTTCTCCTTACACATTTTTGCCATTTGGAGGTGGGCCAAGAATGTGCCCAGGGAATGAATTTGCACGTATGGTAATACTTGTGCTTATTCACAACATTGTTACTAAGTTTGAGTGGGATTTAGTAGATGTGAACGAGAAGGTGAGTGTTGATCCAATGCCTGCACCGGTGGATGGCTTGCCCATCCAAATCCGTTGCCTCTCTGTTGCTAGTTTAAGTGCCACATAGTAAATTTGGTATATTGTTCAAATCTTAAAGTTTCACTTTTAATGGTTGATTCCTTCGAGCTTCTACATTTCAATAATGTGAATGGATAATCACGAATATTTATCTCTTCAAAATAGTCTATTGTCAATGTTTTAGATAGAAAATTACTAATTATTATTGAAAAtataaagagtttattactagAAATAACATCTATGGATGGTATTCAATGATTAATAGGCATTAATTTATTTATACTTTTTTTATTGTGTTGTATTTTCTAACTAGTAATGAGTTGAGATATTGGGCCTATAAATATGGATGTGTATTAGCTTCTCAATTGTTCTTAGAAGTGTTTTTTGAAATAATTACATTTGAAGTGAATGAATGTATACCTTGAGTATAAAcaacaaaatatttataaacacacTTTAAAATTGCAATTTGAGGTATGTTATTGTAGTGCAAAGTATTATATGATAAGTAATTGATCTATCTTACAACTATTAGACTTAATATGTCGTTCCCCTATAGATAATACTTATGATTATTGTCTCAAGCACTTTGTTGTATTGCACAATAATTGAACAATAGTCTCTAAATGAGAtagatataatttataatataaatatgagaatctattttatgtaatatttttcCATCATAATtgacataaatataattatttttaatatactaTAAGATTCACCAAGGATGTAGACAATTGAGCACTAGATCTAGGGTTTAGGTGAATGAAGCATGTTACAATAGCtattaaaaaaattgattactAAATACAAATATATTAACTATTCCAAATTGATAACAAAAAATACAATGCAATGGATGAGATGATCGAAATAATATAAAGAATATAAGAGTGCAAGATAGCTTATGTGATGGATACTCAAGTGTGAGGAAAAGGTTATATTTATAGGAAATGCAACTATAAGATTCATAAATTGAAATAATCACATCCAAGTGAGAAATATTATTGCAAACAATCACATCCAAATGAGGACTCCTAATTGGATACAACCATTGGTATTTGACCTCTCTAAGGTGTTACTTCATTGAGAAGGTTCTAGCACCTACATTAATACAAACTTACTCGAGTCGAAGCTTACCTTAGC encodes:
- the LOC131042254 gene encoding cytochrome P450 716B1, encoding MDISTESMAISMGVLLLAAFLLLLNKSSASTKTHLPRGTMGWPVLGETLQYAALRRANRGRDFYEERRKRYGPQICKTHLLGSPVAILHGSAGIRFLHSNENKLVQSTWPSSIITLFGNSLFGKAGDDAKDLRATLLTFLKPEALQKFVGTVDSIVNEQLSRDWVGKQQIKAFPHIKRCLFSVACALFVSLEEGALQDELYAHFLDLLTGMMKIPLDLPGTLYRKAIVGSNQIRRILQTLIEKRRKDLASGSASSEQDLLSFLLCNKDERGNTMAEGDVKDNIMMLLIAGHDTSVITVTMLLKFLALNRDCYREVLREQVGIAHAKGEKQLEWSDLQKMKYTWRAAQETLRIHPPSEDTWRKALVDISYGGFIIPKGWKLLWSTNSTHKSAEYFDDPEKFDPSRFEGNGPSPYTFLPFGGGPRMCPGNEFARMVILVLIHNIVTKFEWDLVDVNEKVSVDPMPAPVDGLPIQIRCLSVASLSAT